In Leptodesmis sichuanensis A121, the following are encoded in one genomic region:
- a CDS encoding RNA-binding S4 domain-containing protein — protein sequence MTYVQASKNTLMTDTPTIKLDQFLKLSGLVATGGHAKLLIQSGEVKVNGKVETQRGKKLVQGDRVSALGATLTVDFSQWAAPADQTDNFQ from the coding sequence ATGACCTATGTTCAAGCATCGAAAAATACTCTGATGACTGATACGCCTACCATCAAGCTGGATCAATTTTTGAAACTGAGTGGTCTGGTGGCCACTGGGGGTCATGCCAAGTTGTTAATTCAATCGGGGGAAGTGAAAGTCAACGGCAAGGTAGAGACGCAACGGGGCAAAAAATTGGTGCAGGGCGATCGCGTCTCGGCTCTCGGCGCAACTCTGACGGTAGATTTCAGCCAGTGGGCTGCTCCTGCAGATCAAACCGATAATTTTCAATAA
- the purS gene encoding phosphoribosylformylglycinamidine synthase subunit PurS, with protein MLVVTQKYQAQIYVTLRPSVLDPAGTAVQAGLKHMGYDNVDQVRIGKYIEVTLQADNSEMASQQLNQICDQLLANPVIENYRFDLQEQPTG; from the coding sequence ATGTTGGTTGTGACCCAGAAATATCAGGCTCAGATCTATGTTACCCTCCGACCCTCCGTTCTAGATCCTGCAGGAACGGCAGTACAGGCAGGGCTAAAGCACATGGGATACGACAATGTAGATCAGGTTCGCATTGGCAAATATATCGAGGTGACTCTGCAAGCAGATAATTCTGAGATGGCGAGTCAGCAACTGAATCAGATTTGCGATCAGTTATTGGCCAACCCGGTTATTGAAAATTATCGGTTTGATCTGCAGGAGCAGCCCACTGGCTGA
- a CDS encoding Fur family transcriptional regulator, with the protein MKPRRTRNQEHIVSVLKTLDQAISAQDLFVELRNRDLGMGLATVYRSLEALKLEGVVQARTTSGGEALYSLVKEDRHHLTCLQCGDSIPIDECPVHDLEIQLNESYQFKIYYHMLEFFGLCTQCQQSTLNSGTEH; encoded by the coding sequence ATGAAACCCCGTCGTACCCGTAACCAGGAACATATTGTCAGTGTTTTAAAGACTCTGGATCAGGCAATTTCTGCTCAAGACCTGTTTGTTGAGTTACGGAATCGGGATCTGGGTATGGGACTGGCGACCGTGTATCGATCGCTGGAAGCCCTGAAGTTGGAAGGAGTGGTTCAGGCTCGCACTACGTCTGGAGGAGAAGCCCTGTATAGCCTGGTGAAGGAAGACCGTCACCATCTCACCTGTTTACAATGCGGTGATTCGATTCCGATCGATGAATGTCCCGTGCATGACCTGGAAATCCAACTGAACGAGTCCTACCAGTTCAAAATCTACTACCATATGCTGGAATTCTTTGGCCTGTGTACGCAATGTCAGCAGAGTACCCTCAACAGTGGAACTGAGCACTGA
- a CDS encoding SDR family oxidoreductase produces MKLLVTGASGFLGWNVCRVAAPDWEIYGTTFSHSSPIPGVTLLTVDLRDERQLQEAFQQVQPDAVIHLAAQSSPNECQNHPKASYLLNVTVACTIANLCAEVEIPLAFTSTDLVFDGLNAPYCETDPVSPRSVYGEQKAIAETEILKRYPKAAICRMPLMFGAAPAHASSFIGPFAQALREERELRLFVDEFRTPVSGTTAAKGLFMALDKVEGMIHLGGQERISRYDFGRLMVEELDLPGTGLKACRQQDVPMAAPRPPDVSLNSSKAFALGYAPRSLRSELADLKGQI; encoded by the coding sequence ATGAAGCTGTTGGTGACGGGAGCAAGCGGATTTTTGGGCTGGAATGTTTGTCGGGTAGCTGCCCCTGATTGGGAGATTTATGGCACTACTTTTTCCCATTCCAGCCCAATTCCTGGTGTAACCTTGCTGACCGTGGATTTAAGGGATGAGCGGCAACTGCAAGAGGCGTTTCAGCAGGTGCAACCCGATGCGGTAATTCATTTAGCAGCTCAATCCAGTCCCAATGAGTGTCAGAATCACCCGAAAGCGTCTTATTTGTTAAATGTCACAGTTGCCTGCACCATCGCTAACTTGTGTGCCGAGGTGGAAATTCCTCTGGCATTTACCTCAACTGACTTAGTCTTTGATGGGCTAAATGCTCCTTATTGTGAAACCGATCCGGTGTCTCCTCGCAGCGTTTATGGGGAGCAAAAGGCGATCGCAGAAACTGAAATTCTCAAACGTTATCCGAAGGCCGCGATCTGTCGAATGCCACTCATGTTTGGTGCAGCTCCTGCCCATGCCAGCAGTTTCATCGGCCCTTTTGCTCAGGCATTGCGGGAGGAACGAGAACTGCGACTGTTTGTTGATGAATTTCGCACTCCCGTTAGTGGGACAACCGCCGCCAAAGGGCTATTCATGGCCTTAGACAAGGTTGAGGGCATGATTCATTTGGGTGGCCAGGAACGGATTTCTCGCTATGACTTTGGTCGCCTGATGGTTGAGGAGTTGGATCTACCTGGCACAGGATTGAAAGCCTGTCGTCAGCAGGATGTACCGATGGCGGCTCCCCGTCCTCCGGATGTCTCCCTGAATAGTTCCAAGGCTTTTGCACTGGGGTATGCTCCACGATCGCTGCGATCGGAATTAGCAGATTTAAAGGGCCAAATATAA